A region from the Colwellia sp. PAMC 21821 genome encodes:
- a CDS encoding sensor domain-containing diguanylate cyclase, translating into MNLSQFDSAALLENLHTGVVVHSNDTKISYANPKALELLRLSRSQALGKDALDPNWRFVDKHSQVMSIDTFPVNSVIRTKAPITNLEVGILDSSSEKVTWVICNVYPEFDDQHQIKQIVVSFLDITRQKKIIPFEDIVELANDIIVVTEAAPFKDQGPKIVYVNQAFTDLTGYKKEEVIGQTPRILQGPNTSNETTYKIHKALSQQLPVKAQILNYSKSGQEYWLDMNIVPMKNEFNDVFYFAAVERDVTEQIEREKLVKELSVRDPLTSFLNRRGFFEAAKASLSYAKRNIKSVSLAMIDIDLFKAINDNYGHHTGDEVLKEFAKIMCECFRDSDIIGRLGGEEFCVLLTDSNLLSAKEKLDMFRDTVEKNTISIEGEYLIKFTISVGLTESEKNSEYNLDAMLKQADKYLYQAKDTGRNKVCL; encoded by the coding sequence GTGAATTTATCACAATTTGATTCTGCAGCTCTGTTAGAAAACCTCCACACAGGTGTGGTTGTGCACAGTAACGATACCAAAATAAGTTATGCTAATCCCAAAGCATTAGAGTTATTAAGACTAAGTAGGAGTCAAGCATTAGGAAAAGATGCCCTTGACCCTAACTGGCGATTTGTTGATAAACACAGCCAAGTCATGAGTATTGACACTTTCCCAGTGAACAGCGTCATTAGGACCAAAGCGCCGATCACTAATTTGGAAGTGGGCATTTTAGACAGTTCATCTGAAAAAGTGACTTGGGTAATTTGTAATGTTTATCCAGAGTTTGACGACCAGCATCAAATTAAACAAATCGTGGTCAGCTTTTTAGATATTACTCGACAAAAAAAAATTATTCCCTTTGAAGATATTGTCGAACTGGCTAATGACATTATTGTGGTAACTGAAGCGGCTCCCTTTAAAGACCAAGGTCCGAAAATAGTTTATGTTAACCAAGCTTTTACTGATTTAACTGGCTATAAAAAAGAAGAGGTAATAGGTCAAACCCCTCGAATTTTACAAGGTCCAAACACCAGTAATGAAACAACCTATAAAATTCACAAAGCATTATCTCAACAACTCCCCGTAAAAGCACAAATATTAAATTACTCAAAGTCGGGACAAGAATATTGGTTAGATATGAATATTGTGCCAATGAAAAATGAGTTTAATGACGTGTTTTATTTTGCTGCAGTAGAGCGTGATGTAACTGAACAAATAGAGCGAGAAAAGCTAGTAAAAGAACTTAGCGTGCGTGATCCACTCACTTCGTTTCTCAACAGAAGAGGTTTTTTTGAGGCAGCAAAAGCGTCACTTTCCTACGCAAAAAGGAACATAAAGTCAGTCAGTTTAGCGATGATTGATATCGATTTATTTAAAGCTATCAATGATAATTATGGCCACCATACTGGCGACGAGGTGTTAAAGGAATTCGCGAAAATAATGTGCGAATGTTTTAGAGATAGCGACATTATTGGGCGATTAGGTGGTGAGGAGTTTTGTGTACTATTAACTGATTCAAACCTGCTAAGTGCAAAAGAAAAGCTAGATATGTTTCGGGATACTGTAGAGAAAAACACTATAAGCATTGAGGGCGAGTATCTAATAAAATTCACCATTAGTGTTGGCTTGACTGAAAGTGAAAAAAATTCAGAATATAACTTAGACGCTATGCTCAAGCAGGCAGACAAATACTTATATCAAGCAAAAGACACAGGACGAAATAAAGTGTGTTTGTAA
- a CDS encoding protein adenylyltransferase SelO has protein sequence MSLNLSNNYQALGAKFSEPTLPAPVSQPSLLLWNETLAKTLTIPFSQDNDAELIAQYFSGNKLIDGSKPVAQAYSGHQFGHFNPQLGDGRAHLLGDIADIEGQRWDIQLKGSGVSAFSRQGDGRCALGPALREYIMSEAMFALGVPTTRCLAVVTTGESVYRERPYMGAVVTRVAASHIRVGTFQYFAARGDTDSLSKLINYAINRHFPALRLEEKTPTKVDLDEKSTANELDSEQVLKFFSAVLSKQVPLVLSWSRVGFIHGVMNTDNTTISGETIDYGPCAMMNSYDADTVFSSIDRNSRYAFGKQIGIMQWNMTRLAETLLPLVASDEDEAVAKIEPLLTQFHQDLQQGNLIMMAAKIGIDEPEQGDAQLINDLLAIMQKQKLDYTQTFAALTYSLNKRQIEEPIIEALNEWLPRWHTRIEPFKTAAHQLMVSINPVVIPRNHHVEALLDACQETGDLTALNKFLAVLRQPYTEIPETKNYQDAPVDGDTNYHTYCGT, from the coding sequence ATGTCCCTAAACCTGTCTAATAATTATCAAGCACTTGGCGCTAAATTTTCAGAGCCAACATTGCCAGCACCTGTGTCTCAACCCTCATTATTATTGTGGAACGAAACGTTAGCTAAAACGTTAACTATCCCTTTTAGTCAAGACAATGACGCTGAACTCATCGCGCAATACTTCTCAGGTAATAAACTCATTGATGGAAGCAAACCCGTTGCTCAAGCTTATTCAGGTCATCAATTTGGTCACTTTAATCCGCAGCTTGGCGATGGTCGGGCACATTTATTAGGTGATATTGCAGATATTGAGGGGCAACGTTGGGATATTCAGCTTAAAGGCTCAGGCGTCAGTGCTTTTTCACGTCAAGGTGATGGTCGTTGTGCGCTTGGTCCAGCCCTGCGCGAATATATTATGAGTGAAGCTATGTTCGCACTTGGTGTGCCCACTACGCGTTGTTTAGCGGTGGTTACTACTGGTGAAAGTGTATATCGCGAGCGACCTTACATGGGGGCTGTGGTTACACGTGTTGCGGCAAGTCATATAAGAGTGGGGACTTTTCAATATTTCGCGGCACGTGGCGACACTGACTCGCTTTCAAAATTGATAAATTATGCTATAAATCGTCATTTTCCAGCATTGCGTCTTGAAGAAAAAACACCAACAAAGGTAGATCTTGATGAGAAATCAACGGCTAATGAGCTTGATAGCGAACAAGTACTTAAATTTTTCTCTGCGGTGTTGTCAAAGCAAGTTCCATTAGTGCTGTCATGGTCAAGGGTCGGTTTTATTCATGGTGTAATGAATACAGACAATACGACTATTTCAGGTGAAACCATAGATTACGGCCCTTGTGCCATGATGAATAGCTATGATGCAGACACTGTGTTTAGCTCAATTGATCGCAATAGTCGTTATGCTTTTGGTAAACAGATAGGCATTATGCAGTGGAATATGACGCGACTAGCCGAAACCTTATTACCCTTAGTAGCTAGCGATGAAGATGAAGCCGTAGCGAAAATAGAGCCCTTATTAACGCAATTTCATCAAGACCTTCAGCAAGGCAACTTGATTATGATGGCGGCTAAAATTGGTATTGATGAGCCCGAGCAAGGTGATGCTCAGTTGATTAATGACTTACTGGCCATTATGCAAAAGCAAAAGTTAGATTACACACAAACTTTCGCAGCTTTAACTTATTCATTGAACAAAAGACAGATTGAAGAACCCATTATTGAGGCGCTTAATGAATGGTTACCGCGTTGGCATACACGTATTGAGCCATTTAAAACGGCTGCACACCAGTTAATGGTGAGCATTAATCCTGTTGTTATTCCAAGAAATCATCATGTTGAAGCTTTATTAGACGCTTGCCAAGAAACTGGTGATTTAACGGCGCTAAATAAGTTTTTGGCCGTATTGCGACAACCTTATACAGAAATCCCAGAGACTAAAAACTATCAAGATGCACCCGTTGACGGCGATACAAATTATCATACCTATTGCGGTACTTGA
- a CDS encoding endonuclease/exonuclease/phosphatase family protein: MTNRSSDKLLALVSEYQPDVLVTLESDIWWQNSLSSLHDDYPYRVAKPLDNLYGMHLYSKHKLENLTVVDLIKADIPSIHCDLILNESIRIKCHFLHPEPPSPTESKVATPRDRELLLVAKQVSPRQEPTIVTGDLNDVAWSPTTRAFRHKSGLLDPRVGRGFFNTFHAQHTLARWPLDHIFHSAHFQLIELKRLPSIDSDHFPLYSSFAITSELASQTKG, from the coding sequence ATGACGAACCGATCATCAGATAAATTATTGGCTTTGGTTAGCGAGTATCAACCGGACGTCTTAGTGACACTGGAGTCCGACATATGGTGGCAAAACTCCCTTAGTTCACTGCACGACGATTATCCATACAGAGTTGCAAAACCGCTTGATAATTTGTATGGCATGCATCTTTACAGTAAACACAAGTTAGAAAACTTGACCGTAGTAGACTTAATTAAAGCAGATATTCCATCTATACATTGTGACCTTATTTTGAATGAAAGTATCAGAATTAAGTGTCACTTTCTTCATCCTGAACCTCCTAGTCCTACAGAAAGTAAGGTCGCAACGCCCCGAGATCGTGAATTGTTGCTTGTTGCTAAACAGGTTAGCCCCAGACAAGAGCCAACGATTGTCACTGGCGATTTAAATGACGTAGCCTGGTCCCCGACCACTAGGGCCTTTCGCCATAAAAGTGGGTTACTGGATCCAAGAGTTGGCCGAGGTTTTTTTAATACGTTCCACGCACAACATACATTAGCTCGTTGGCCATTGGATCACATTTTCCACTCTGCACATTTCCAGCTTATTGAGCTTAAGCGTTTACCCAGTATAGACTCTGACCATTTTCCACTATATAGCAGTTTCGCCATAACAAGTGAACTTGCAAGCCAGACTAAAGGTTGA
- a CDS encoding ABC transporter transmembrane domain-containing protein: protein MSDESSSKNKPKAFTSLLPIFAFIKPYKLMLALALLALLITAAVNLSLGQGVKFVIDSGFIAGSLEQLQSAILVLIGLISLLAIGTFSRFYLMSWLGERVSADIRKAVFNRIVTLHPSYFEENRSGELMSRLTTDTALLQSIIGSSFSMALRSVLMLIGGLVMLMVTNFKLTLFVILSVPVILIPMMIYGRKVRKLAESSQAAIADVGTYAGEIIQNIKVVQSYTHEIKEQHAFADEVEKAFSVAKRRVKQRSTLIAIVIFLTFGAISGMLWVGGMDVLKGEMSGGELGAFVFYAVMVAMSVATVAEVYGELQRAAGSATRLLALLEIESDIKELVSPKVLNNNAQAVISFKGVDFCYPSRPDSAALSHINLAIPTGKIVALVGPSGAGKTTLFELLQRFYDPQKGSISFNDTDITELKLTDLRQAMGMVPQHPILFSSDVWHNIRYGKPEASDGEVISAAKKAHAHEFIEQLPQGYDSFLGEQGVRLSGGQKQRIAIARAILKDPAVLLLDEATSALDAQSEYHVQAALDELMTNRTTLIIAHRLATVIHADLIVVMDQGKIVDTGNHKSLLKSSKLYQRLCELQFDKANEDST from the coding sequence ATTTCAGATGAAAGTTCCTCAAAAAATAAGCCCAAAGCTTTCACCAGTTTACTGCCTATTTTTGCTTTTATAAAACCATACAAGCTGATGTTAGCGTTGGCATTATTAGCGTTGCTAATTACCGCGGCGGTTAACTTGTCTTTAGGGCAAGGGGTAAAGTTTGTTATCGATAGCGGCTTTATTGCCGGTTCACTTGAGCAATTACAATCGGCTATTTTAGTCTTAATAGGTTTAATTAGTTTGCTCGCTATAGGTACCTTTAGTCGCTTTTATTTAATGTCTTGGCTAGGTGAACGCGTTAGCGCAGATATTCGCAAAGCTGTTTTTAACCGCATTGTTACTTTGCATCCAAGCTATTTCGAAGAAAATCGCAGCGGCGAACTCATGTCGCGTTTAACCACCGATACCGCTTTATTACAGTCAATTATTGGTTCTTCATTCTCGATGGCACTGCGCAGTGTTTTAATGCTCATTGGCGGATTAGTGATGTTAATGGTGACTAATTTTAAATTAACCCTCTTTGTTATTCTCTCTGTGCCCGTTATTTTAATACCTATGATGATTTATGGCCGAAAAGTCAGAAAATTAGCTGAAAGCTCACAAGCGGCGATCGCCGATGTCGGTACTTATGCCGGTGAAATTATTCAAAATATTAAAGTGGTGCAAAGTTATACCCATGAAATAAAAGAGCAACACGCTTTTGCTGACGAAGTAGAAAAAGCGTTTTCTGTTGCCAAAAGGCGCGTAAAACAACGTTCAACCTTAATTGCTATTGTTATATTTCTCACTTTTGGAGCGATTAGCGGTATGTTATGGGTTGGTGGCATGGATGTGTTAAAAGGTGAAATGAGTGGCGGTGAATTAGGCGCCTTTGTATTTTACGCAGTAATGGTAGCTATGTCGGTGGCAACGGTGGCAGAAGTCTATGGTGAATTGCAACGAGCAGCGGGCTCAGCAACGCGACTGTTAGCATTACTTGAAATTGAAAGTGATATTAAAGAATTAGTTTCTCCGAAAGTGCTCAATAATAATGCTCAAGCGGTGATCAGTTTTAAAGGTGTCGACTTTTGTTACCCGTCTAGGCCAGACAGTGCAGCACTTAGTCATATCAATTTAGCCATTCCTACCGGAAAAATTGTCGCTTTAGTCGGGCCTTCGGGGGCTGGTAAAACAACGTTATTTGAATTATTACAACGTTTTTATGATCCGCAAAAAGGCAGCATTAGCTTTAATGATACCGATATTACCGAACTAAAATTAACTGATTTGCGTCAAGCAATGGGTATGGTGCCGCAACATCCGATACTGTTTAGCTCCGATGTATGGCACAACATACGCTATGGCAAGCCTGAAGCGAGTGATGGTGAGGTTATTAGCGCCGCAAAAAAAGCGCATGCTCATGAGTTTATTGAACAATTACCTCAAGGTTATGACAGCTTTTTAGGCGAACAAGGAGTGCGCTTATCCGGCGGACAAAAACAGCGCATTGCTATAGCACGAGCGATATTAAAAGACCCTGCTGTATTACTGCTTGACGAGGCAACCAGTGCCTTAGATGCCCAAAGTGAATACCACGTACAAGCCGCATTAGATGAATTAATGACCAATAGAACCACATTAATAATAGCCCACCGACTAGCAACGGTAATTCATGCGGATTTAATTGTTGTTATGGATCAAGGTAAAATTGTTGATACAGGAAATCATAAGTCGCTGTTAAAAAGCTCTAAACTCTATCAAAGGCTTTGCGAGTTGCAGTTCGATAAAGCTAATGAAGACTCTACTTAA
- a CDS encoding molybdopterin cofactor-binding domain-containing protein: MTMKNIKDAKNNVSLSRRRFLVGTVSGSLLMAFAPLVSASGLSKSPQETLKNKLFSPTVWFEINPQGEININIAKAEMGQHVGTALARVVADELGADWSTVSITHVDTDPKWGYMVTGGSWSVFQSFKPLSQAGAAGRIALIEAAAKILNCPVEECRVENGAVFCKESSISFGDIVAKGTFNRTFTPEEINALPLKPASKRTLVGKPSSALDIPAKTNGSAVYGIDIELKGMVYARPIIPPTRYGSKVTKVEDSAAQKIKGYLGYHILQDPSENIQGWVAVHADTYYGAIKAADALDVSYQAGETAKVSEDDILKEGARLVADKSEGGLFVDEGDFVAASDKAANTIDAVYRTHTALHFALEPVNATVEEKDGHWHVYTGNQWQSLTLPAIAKALQVSDENVVMHQQYLGGGFGRRLFGDYAIPAVLTAKAIGKPVKMVFTREDDSRFDQPRSPSVVSFKALFDKNNKFTGMEHALAAGWPTLSMAPGFMPESLDKKIRVDLFSTSGTDHWYSMENHRVRAINNKLAQKTILPGWLRSVGQGWIIWGLESFIDEIAHQVKVDPIDFRLSMLDGLGKQAGKAPESVGGAKRLANVLTILQQKTKNVKLAKNEAIGVAVSAGQERTMPAWMACAAQVHVEPSSGKITVKKLTMIVDAGVIVHPDGALAQVQGSMLWGTSLALHEQSPIENGQVSNINLNTYSPLRMNDVPELDIEFVESEEFPVGLGEPGVVSIAPAIANAIFQITGVRVRDLPITSAAIKNA, encoded by the coding sequence GTTGGTACGGTTAGCGGTTCACTGTTAATGGCATTTGCGCCATTGGTGAGTGCATCCGGCTTAAGTAAAAGCCCGCAAGAAACACTGAAAAATAAATTATTTTCCCCAACGGTTTGGTTCGAAATAAACCCTCAGGGAGAAATTAATATTAATATTGCTAAGGCAGAAATGGGCCAACATGTTGGCACAGCACTAGCACGCGTTGTTGCAGATGAATTAGGCGCAGATTGGTCTACAGTGTCGATCACTCATGTAGATACCGACCCTAAATGGGGTTATATGGTCACAGGTGGCTCTTGGTCTGTATTTCAATCATTTAAACCACTATCTCAAGCCGGCGCTGCAGGCCGTATTGCTTTAATTGAGGCAGCAGCCAAAATATTAAATTGCCCTGTGGAAGAATGTAGAGTTGAGAACGGTGCTGTATTTTGTAAAGAAAGCTCTATTAGCTTTGGCGACATTGTGGCTAAAGGCACCTTTAACCGTACTTTTACACCAGAAGAAATCAACGCTTTGCCGCTAAAGCCTGCCAGCAAAAGAACATTAGTAGGCAAACCTAGCTCAGCACTAGATATTCCCGCTAAAACTAATGGTTCAGCCGTTTATGGTATTGATATTGAATTGAAAGGCATGGTTTATGCTCGCCCAATTATTCCACCAACTCGCTATGGCAGTAAAGTCACGAAAGTTGAGGATAGCGCGGCACAGAAGATAAAAGGTTATCTTGGCTACCATATTCTACAAGACCCAAGCGAAAATATTCAAGGTTGGGTTGCCGTTCATGCAGACACTTATTATGGCGCGATTAAAGCGGCTGATGCGTTAGATGTTAGCTATCAAGCAGGTGAAACAGCTAAGGTTAGTGAAGACGATATTCTCAAAGAAGGCGCGCGTTTAGTTGCCGACAAGAGTGAAGGCGGCTTGTTTGTCGATGAGGGTGATTTCGTCGCAGCAAGTGATAAAGCGGCAAACACCATTGATGCGGTTTATCGAACCCATACGGCTTTGCATTTTGCATTAGAGCCGGTAAATGCCACGGTTGAAGAAAAAGATGGTCATTGGCATGTTTATACTGGTAATCAATGGCAATCGTTAACGTTACCGGCGATAGCCAAAGCGCTACAGGTATCTGACGAAAATGTTGTTATGCATCAGCAATACTTGGGTGGTGGCTTCGGTCGACGTTTATTCGGTGATTACGCGATACCGGCGGTATTAACGGCTAAAGCGATTGGGAAACCGGTGAAAATGGTCTTTACCCGAGAAGATGACTCTCGATTTGATCAACCCAGATCCCCATCAGTTGTATCATTTAAAGCACTATTTGATAAAAATAATAAATTTACCGGCATGGAGCATGCTCTTGCGGCTGGTTGGCCAACTTTGTCAATGGCACCCGGTTTTATGCCTGAGAGCCTAGATAAAAAAATTCGGGTAGATCTATTTTCAACCAGTGGCACAGACCATTGGTACAGCATGGAAAATCACCGTGTACGAGCGATTAATAATAAATTAGCACAAAAAACCATTTTACCGGGCTGGTTGAGATCAGTAGGGCAGGGTTGGATTATTTGGGGGCTAGAATCATTTATTGATGAAATTGCTCATCAGGTAAAAGTGGATCCTATTGATTTTCGTTTATCAATGCTCGACGGTTTAGGTAAACAAGCAGGTAAAGCCCCTGAAAGTGTTGGCGGTGCCAAGCGATTAGCAAATGTACTGACAATATTGCAGCAAAAAACCAAAAACGTTAAATTAGCAAAAAATGAAGCTATTGGTGTTGCCGTAAGTGCTGGACAAGAAAGAACCATGCCGGCATGGATGGCTTGTGCGGCGCAGGTTCATGTAGAACCGAGTTCTGGAAAAATAACGGTTAAAAAGCTCACTATGATTGTTGATGCGGGCGTTATTGTTCATCCTGACGGTGCCTTAGCACAAGTACAAGGTTCGATGTTATGGGGAACAAGCTTAGCATTACACGAGCAAAGTCCAATTGAAAATGGTCAGGTGAGTAACATCAACCTAAATACCTACTCTCCCTTACGCATGAACGATGTGCCTGAATTAGACATTGAATTTGTCGAAAGTGAAGAGTTTCCTGTTGGCTTAGGCGAACCTGGCGTGGTGTCTATTGCGCCAGCTATTGCCAATGCTATTTTCCAAATCACAGGGGTTAGGGTGAGAGACTTACCTATTACTTCAGCGGCTATAAAAAATGCTTAA